In a genomic window of Coprococcus eutactus:
- a CDS encoding citrate/2-methylcitrate synthase, whose amino-acid sequence MENLTGYVEKQSHLCQQHDNIDKELYRKYGVKRGLRDENGQGVLTGLTNISQIIAFKDVDGQKVPCDGELLYRGYDVQDLVKGGKGKRHIFEEAAYLLLFGELPTKAQLTEFSGVISESMNLPTNFTRDVIMKAPSVDIMNSMTRSVLTLASYDNQATNLDIDNVLRQCIGLIGTFPMMAVYGYHAYNHYENDGSMYIHRPDKDASVAENLLRMLRPDMKYTELEARVLDIALLLHMEHGGGNNSTFTTRVVTSSGSDTYSAIAAALSSLKGRKHGGANLQVMNMMDDIKEHIKDYHDEEAIEAYLDKLLNKQAYDHKGLIYGMGHAVYSLSDPREKVFKAFVEQLAAAKGRDEDMALYNNIEKIAPRLIAKERKIYKGVSPNVDFYSGFVYEMLGIPRELYTPLFAVARIVGWSAHRIEELVTTDKIIRPAYKSLVTHRDYVDRDAR is encoded by the coding sequence ATGGAAAATCTTACAGGCTACGTTGAAAAACAATCACATCTTTGTCAGCAGCACGATAACATCGACAAAGAACTGTACAGAAAATATGGTGTAAAGCGTGGTCTTCGTGACGAGAATGGTCAGGGAGTATTGACCGGACTTACAAACATTTCCCAGATCATAGCATTTAAGGATGTGGACGGCCAGAAAGTCCCATGTGATGGAGAGCTGCTATATCGCGGCTACGATGTGCAGGATCTGGTAAAGGGCGGCAAGGGAAAACGTCATATATTTGAGGAGGCTGCTTATCTGCTGCTTTTTGGTGAACTTCCTACCAAGGCACAGCTCACAGAATTCAGCGGAGTTATATCTGAGTCTATGAATCTGCCAACAAACTTCACACGAGATGTCATCATGAAGGCACCAAGTGTTGATATCATGAATTCGATGACAAGGAGTGTCCTGACACTGGCATCCTATGACAATCAGGCAACAAACCTTGACATCGACAATGTGCTGAGACAGTGCATAGGACTCATCGGCACATTTCCTATGATGGCGGTCTACGGCTACCACGCATACAACCACTATGAGAATGATGGAAGTATGTATATACATCGTCCTGACAAAGATGCATCAGTGGCAGAGAACCTGCTCAGGATGCTCAGACCAGACATGAAGTACACTGAGCTTGAGGCGAGGGTTCTGGACATCGCTCTCCTGCTTCACATGGAGCACGGTGGCGGTAACAACTCAACATTTACAACAAGGGTTGTAACATCCTCAGGGTCCGACACCTATTCAGCGATTGCCGCTGCCCTCTCATCCCTTAAAGGAAGGAAACACGGCGGTGCAAATCTTCAGGTTATGAATATGATGGACGATATAAAGGAACATATCAAGGATTATCACGACGAAGAAGCTATTGAAGCTTATCTCGATAAACTGCTGAACAAGCAGGCGTATGACCACAAAGGACTTATATATGGTATGGGACATGCGGTATACTCCCTGTCCGATCCAAGAGAAAAGGTGTTCAAGGCATTTGTAGAACAGCTCGCAGCAGCCAAAGGCAGAGATGAGGACATGGCTCTGTACAACAACATCGAAAAGATCGCGCCTAGGCTCATCGCAAAAGAGCGCAAGATTTATAAGGGTGTAAGTCCAAATGTGGATTTCTATAGTGGATTCGTATACGAGATGCTCGGCATTCCTAGAGAACTTTACACACCTCTCTTTGCGGTTGCACGTATCGTTGGCTGGAGCGCCCACAGAATTGAGGAGCTTGTAACCACAGACAAGATCATCAGACCGGCATACAAGAGTCTTGTGACACATAGAGACTATGTAGACAGAGATGCCAGATAG
- the ftsE gene encoding cell division ATP-binding protein FtsE translates to MIELENVSMTYPGGIEALKNVNINIEKGEFVFIVGSSGSGKTTLFKLLLKELDPTAGNITVAGYDYSKIKNKDIPKVRRRIGVVFQNFRLLKDRTIYENVAFAQRVIQTPVRYIRRRVPAMLTLVGLADKYKSYPKELSGGEQQRVAMARALVNNPDIILADEPTGNLDPKNSLDIMNLLEDINKRGTTVVVVTHNKDIVNEMKKRVITLKKGVIISDEKEGGYIDED, encoded by the coding sequence ATGATAGAATTGGAGAACGTGAGCATGACATACCCTGGTGGTATAGAGGCTCTCAAGAATGTGAATATAAACATAGAAAAAGGAGAGTTCGTATTCATAGTTGGAAGCAGCGGATCAGGAAAGACAACACTGTTCAAGCTGTTGCTCAAGGAACTCGATCCTACAGCCGGAAATATCACGGTTGCCGGTTATGACTACAGCAAGATAAAGAACAAGGATATACCGAAGGTCAGAAGAAGGATAGGAGTGGTGTTCCAGAACTTCAGACTGCTTAAGGACAGGACCATATACGAGAATGTGGCATTTGCACAGAGAGTTATCCAGACTCCGGTTAGATATATAAGAAGACGAGTGCCAGCGATGCTTACACTGGTGGGACTTGCAGACAAATACAAGTCATATCCGAAGGAGCTTTCAGGTGGTGAGCAGCAGAGAGTAGCCATGGCGAGAGCGCTGGTAAACAATCCGGATATCATCCTTGCGGACGAGCCGACCGGAAACCTTGATCCGAAGAATTCGCTTGATATCATGAATCTCCTTGAGGATATCAACAAGAGGGGAACCACGGTTGTGGTTGTAACTCACAACAAGGATATCGTCAATGAGATGAAGAAGAGAGTTATCACGCTTAAGAAGGGCGTGATCATCAGCGATGAGAAGGAAGGAGGATATATAGATGAAGATTAG
- a CDS encoding putative ABC transporter permease produces MDNFNIKSILVILFLFFIGCIMGWCIEVIFRKFFSKSNPSHKWINPGFLIGPYLPLYGSGLVVLYLLSLIHIDAVDSHPVLQKVLIILIMTIAMTVVEYIAGRIFIIGMNIKLWDYSDEWGNIQGIICPLFSFFWGLIAALYYFFLHPHILNAVYWLADHLTFSFFIGFFYGVFVIDCVVSFNLMNKVKKFAKENDLIVRVEELKSKIALDREKRKEKPSFLLILHDTASVKRAFEDHPENFSITKKIKEKAEQLTEAIKEKSEGISEGIKEKSAVISEGIKTVSAETKDRLSETLSRNDSSDVADTDLFDNSHRNITDKKN; encoded by the coding sequence ATGGATAATTTTAATATCAAGAGCATCCTTGTGATACTGTTTTTATTTTTTATCGGCTGTATCATGGGCTGGTGCATAGAGGTCATTTTCAGAAAATTCTTTTCCAAGAGCAACCCGAGCCACAAATGGATAAATCCGGGATTTCTGATCGGACCATACCTGCCTCTCTACGGTTCAGGTCTTGTCGTTCTGTATCTGTTATCACTCATTCACATCGATGCCGTCGATTCGCATCCTGTTTTACAGAAAGTTCTGATCATACTGATAATGACAATAGCAATGACCGTTGTGGAGTACATCGCCGGCCGTATATTTATAATAGGTATGAACATCAAGCTTTGGGACTATTCGGATGAATGGGGAAACATTCAAGGTATCATATGTCCTCTGTTTTCTTTCTTCTGGGGACTCATCGCCGCACTTTACTATTTCTTCCTACATCCGCATATATTAAATGCTGTGTACTGGCTTGCCGACCACCTGACATTTTCCTTCTTCATCGGATTCTTCTACGGAGTGTTCGTTATCGACTGTGTTGTATCGTTCAATCTCATGAACAAGGTCAAGAAATTTGCAAAGGAGAACGACCTCATAGTACGAGTGGAGGAACTCAAATCGAAAATCGCACTGGACAGGGAAAAGCGCAAGGAGAAGCCAAGCTTCCTCCTCATACTTCACGATACTGCCTCCGTCAAGCGTGCATTTGAAGATCATCCCGAGAACTTTTCAATAACCAAAAAAATTAAGGAAAAAGCAGAACAGCTTACCGAAGCCATCAAAGAAAAAAGTGAGGGCATCAGCGAAGGCATCAAGGAAAAGAGCGCTGTTATAAGTGAAGGTATCAAAACGGTCAGTGCGGAGACAAAAGACAGGCTGTCAGAAACGCTCTCCCGAAACGACTCCTCTGATGTAGCCGATACTGACCTGTTTGACAACTCACACCGCAATATTACAGACAAGAAAAACTAG
- the ftsX gene encoding permease-like cell division protein FtsX translates to MKISTFFYILRQGFANIRRNILFSLASIGTIISCLFLFGIIYAVVVNFQSGMQELESTVTISVFFDEDTSDETIQLIGEQIRTLDYVNTMDFVSADQAWDNFVKQNYDNPQAAKDAFGDDNPLKNAASYEVTLKDVSKQPEFVAFAQGLSGVRKVKSSDVTADSITTLSSLVGYASIGIVVILMLVSIFLISNTITIGITVRKEEIGIMKLIGATNVFVRAPFIIEGVIIGAVGSAIPLVLLYYMYDKILTYVAGRFQVVTTLFAFVSQKELFSTMVPVGLVLGIGVGLVGSILTTRKHLRV, encoded by the coding sequence ATGAAGATTAGTACATTTTTCTATATCCTCAGACAGGGATTTGCGAATATAAGAAGAAACATACTGTTCTCACTGGCATCGATAGGAACGATCATATCGTGCCTCTTCCTGTTTGGAATCATCTATGCGGTGGTTGTGAACTTCCAGTCGGGAATGCAGGAGCTTGAGAGCACGGTTACAATATCGGTATTCTTTGATGAGGATACCTCAGATGAGACGATACAGCTGATAGGTGAACAGATAAGAACACTTGATTATGTAAATACGATGGATTTTGTATCGGCAGATCAGGCGTGGGATAACTTCGTTAAGCAGAACTATGACAATCCACAGGCTGCAAAGGATGCATTTGGAGATGACAATCCGCTTAAGAATGCAGCGTCATACGAGGTGACGCTCAAGGATGTGTCAAAGCAGCCAGAGTTCGTTGCATTCGCACAGGGGCTTTCAGGAGTGAGAAAGGTCAAGAGTTCAGATGTGACGGCTGACAGCATAACGACACTTTCGTCACTGGTAGGATATGCATCCATCGGAATAGTAGTCATACTGATGCTGGTGTCCATCTTCCTTATAAGCAACACTATCACGATAGGAATCACGGTGCGCAAGGAAGAGATCGGGATCATGAAGCTCATAGGAGCGACAAATGTGTTCGTAAGGGCGCCGTTCATCATAGAGGGTGTCATCATAGGAGCTGTGGGATCGGCGATACCGTTGGTTCTTCTGTATTATATGTATGACAAGATACTGACATATGTGGCAGGAAGATTCCAGGTTGTAACGACACTGTTTGCATTTGTGAGCCAGAAGGAGCTGTTCAGCACGATGGTTCCGGTCGGACTTGTACTCGGTATAGGAGTCGGACTTGTGGGAAGTATTCTGACGACAAGGAAGCATTTGAGAGTGTAG
- the trxA gene encoding thioredoxin, with the protein MVKKVVGDNFDEIKSSKIAVADFSATWCGPCKMMAPVFHTVAEDMKDATSFFNVDVDENPGLAASNKVFSVPTLILYKDGVEVSRSVGAISKYDLIDFINKNK; encoded by the coding sequence ATGGTAAAGAAAGTAGTTGGAGATAATTTTGACGAGATAAAATCGAGTAAGATTGCCGTAGCTGATTTCTCGGCAACCTGGTGCGGACCTTGCAAGATGATGGCTCCGGTATTTCACACTGTTGCAGAGGACATGAAGGATGCGACCAGCTTTTTCAATGTTGATGTTGATGAGAATCCAGGACTTGCCGCATCAAACAAAGTGTTCAGCGTACCTACGCTGATTTTGTACAAGGATGGCGTGGAAGTATCCAGAAGCGTTGGTGCGATATCCAAGTATGATCTGATTGATTTTATAAACAAAAATAAGTAA
- the upp gene encoding uracil phosphoribosyltransferase, which produces MTDYTVMTHPLIQHKISKLRDKNTGTAEFRALVEEIAMLMGYEALKDLPTEEVCIETPIEECMTPVIAGRNLAIVPILRAGLGMVSGLQALVPTAKIGHIGLYRDEETHEPHEYYCKLPDPIDERLIVVTDPMLATGGSAVAAVDFIKQHGGKNIKFMSIIAAPQGIERLLKAHPDIQLYVGHVDRELNENAYICPGLGDAGDRIFGTK; this is translated from the coding sequence ATGACAGATTACACAGTAATGACACATCCACTTATTCAGCACAAGATATCAAAGCTCAGAGACAAGAACACCGGAACTGCTGAGTTTCGTGCACTCGTTGAAGAGATTGCAATGCTTATGGGATATGAGGCTTTAAAGGATCTTCCTACTGAGGAAGTATGCATTGAGACTCCTATTGAGGAGTGCATGACACCGGTCATCGCAGGAAGAAACCTTGCGATAGTTCCTATTCTCCGCGCAGGTCTCGGAATGGTCAGCGGACTTCAGGCTCTTGTTCCTACAGCCAAGATCGGACACATCGGACTGTACAGAGATGAGGAGACACATGAGCCTCATGAATACTACTGCAAGCTCCCTGATCCTATCGATGAGAGACTCATCGTTGTTACAGACCCTATGCTGGCAACAGGCGGATCAGCAGTTGCAGCCGTGGACTTCATCAAGCAGCACGGCGGCAAGAACATCAAGTTCATGTCCATCATCGCTGCACCACAGGGTATCGAGAGACTTCTCAAGGCTCATCCGGACATACAGCTCTACGTTGGACATGTTGACCGCGAGCTGAATGAGAACGCATACATCTGCCCGGGACTTGGCGATGCCGGCGACAGAATATTTGGTACGAAGTAA
- a CDS encoding heavy metal translocating P-type ATPase, with amino-acid sequence MKFSILNETKNRLRIHMTQSRMTMAQADILQYYLENCDGVKDVKVHDRTCDAVIIYEGDRAGIIDALRQFGYDRVEIPADLTETSGRTMNRQYEDKLFWKTVWYMTKKWIMPMPLRYCFTSVKALKYIGKGLKCLADRKLEVPVLDATAITASILTNEFATAGSVMFLLEIGEILEEWTHKKSVGGLARSMSLNINKVWVRVDDCDVLMDSAKIAKDDLVVVHMSNVIPFDGVVAECEGMVNQSSLTGESVPVHKGAGDVVYAGTVVEEGELVVRVTNTGRTSRYDKVVAMIEESEKLKSGLESKAEHLADGLVPWTLGGTILTYLLTRNITKMLAVLMVDYSCALKMSMPIAVLSAIQEANKHHLTVKGGKFLEAVAEADTIVFDKTGTLTKASPTLVRVVSFDGRDPEELLKIAACLEEHFPHSMARAVVAGAAAKGIEHEEMHSKVEYVVAHGISSSIDGKKVIIGSYHFVFEDEGCVIPEDKIELYESLSKSHSHLFMGIDGKLAAVISIKDPVRPESAEVVRKLKELGIGKVVMMTGDSERTAQAIAEQVGVDEYYSEVLPEDKARFVESEKAAGRKVIMVGDGINDSPALSASDAGIAVSDGAEIAREIADITVSADNLYELVTLKELSNKLMSRINRNYRKIVTFNTGLIILGVMGVIQPTTSALLHNSSTLLISMDSMKRLLD; translated from the coding sequence TTGAAGTTTTCAATTTTGAATGAGACAAAGAATCGTCTGCGTATACACATGACACAGAGCCGTATGACTATGGCACAGGCTGACATATTACAGTATTATCTTGAGAACTGTGACGGCGTTAAAGATGTCAAAGTGCATGACAGAACCTGTGATGCGGTTATTATCTATGAGGGCGACAGGGCAGGTATCATAGATGCACTCAGACAGTTTGGTTATGATAGAGTAGAGATTCCTGCGGATCTCACGGAGACATCCGGAAGAACTATGAATAGACAGTATGAGGACAAGCTGTTCTGGAAGACTGTATGGTATATGACAAAGAAGTGGATCATGCCGATGCCGCTCAGATATTGCTTTACATCGGTGAAGGCGCTCAAGTATATAGGCAAGGGCCTGAAGTGTCTCGCAGACAGGAAACTTGAGGTACCGGTTCTAGATGCCACAGCCATCACAGCATCCATACTCACAAATGAGTTTGCAACTGCCGGCTCGGTCATGTTCCTACTTGAGATCGGTGAGATCCTTGAGGAGTGGACACACAAGAAGTCTGTTGGAGGGCTTGCCAGAAGTATGTCGCTCAACATTAACAAGGTATGGGTAAGAGTAGACGACTGTGATGTGCTTATGGACAGCGCGAAGATCGCAAAGGATGATCTTGTGGTAGTTCATATGAGCAACGTGATCCCATTTGACGGAGTTGTGGCAGAGTGCGAGGGAATGGTTAACCAGTCATCCCTTACAGGAGAGTCTGTTCCTGTTCACAAGGGAGCTGGCGATGTTGTGTATGCAGGTACAGTTGTTGAGGAAGGCGAGCTTGTGGTCAGAGTCACAAATACCGGCAGGACAAGCAGATATGATAAAGTAGTGGCTATGATTGAGGAGTCTGAGAAGCTCAAGTCAGGACTTGAGAGCAAGGCAGAGCATCTTGCAGACGGTCTGGTTCCATGGACTCTCGGCGGAACTATCCTCACATACCTGCTTACGAGAAATATAACAAAGATGCTTGCTGTTCTCATGGTCGACTATTCATGTGCGCTCAAGATGTCTATGCCTATAGCTGTTCTGTCGGCTATCCAGGAGGCAAATAAGCATCATCTCACAGTCAAGGGTGGCAAATTCCTTGAGGCTGTGGCGGAGGCGGACACCATAGTATTTGACAAGACAGGAACACTTACAAAGGCATCGCCGACACTAGTGCGAGTAGTGTCATTTGACGGCAGAGACCCTGAAGAGCTGCTCAAGATAGCGGCATGTCTGGAGGAACATTTCCCTCATTCGATGGCGAGAGCTGTTGTGGCCGGAGCGGCGGCTAAGGGAATAGAGCACGAGGAGATGCACTCCAAGGTTGAGTATGTTGTTGCCCATGGAATCTCATCAAGTATAGATGGCAAGAAGGTCATCATAGGAAGTTATCACTTTGTATTTGAGGATGAAGGTTGCGTGATACCGGAGGATAAGATAGAACTTTACGAATCACTTTCAAAGTCTCACTCACATCTGTTCATGGGAATAGATGGCAAGCTTGCAGCGGTAATATCTATCAAGGATCCTGTGAGACCTGAATCTGCGGAGGTCGTGAGAAAACTCAAGGAGCTCGGCATCGGCAAGGTAGTCATGATGACCGGGGACAGTGAGAGAACTGCCCAGGCTATAGCTGAACAGGTGGGCGTGGACGAGTATTACTCAGAGGTACTACCGGAGGATAAGGCAAGGTTTGTGGAGTCCGAAAAGGCGGCGGGACGCAAGGTTATCATGGTCGGTGATGGAATCAACGATTCTCCGGCATTGTCAGCATCGGATGCAGGCATAGCAGTCAGTGATGGCGCTGAGATAGCCAGAGAGATCGCGGATATAACGGTCAGCGCAGACAATCTGTATGAACTTGTCACTCTTAAGGAACTTAGCAATAAGCTGATGAGCAGGATCAATAGAAATTACCGCAAGATAGTTACATTTAACACAGGGCTTATCATACTCGGTGTTATGGGCGTGATCCAGCCGACGACATCGGCACTGCTCCATAATTCATCGACTCTGCTTATAAGCATGGATAGTATGAAGAGACTGCTTGATTAA
- a CDS encoding DUF6110 family protein → MMKALKKVNWKKLGIFAGGVLFGTAGIKVLSSKDAKNVYTHCTAGVLRAKDCVMKTANTIQENCGDIYAGAKDINEARAQKAAEADFEDAESTETAEEEVGAEE, encoded by the coding sequence ATGATGAAAGCATTAAAGAAGGTAAACTGGAAGAAACTTGGAATATTTGCAGGCGGCGTATTATTCGGAACAGCTGGTATCAAGGTTCTCTCAAGCAAGGATGCAAAGAACGTATATACACATTGTACAGCCGGTGTTCTCAGAGCAAAGGACTGCGTTATGAAGACAGCGAATACTATTCAGGAAAATTGTGGTGATATATATGCAGGAGCAAAGGATATCAATGAGGCAAGAGCGCAGAAGGCAGCAGAGGCTGATTTTGAGGATGCTGAGAGTACTGAGACTGCAGAGGAAGAGGTGGGCGCAGAGGAGTAA
- a CDS encoding endonuclease III domain-containing protein translates to MESQKRYTKKQRTLDIIERLKKEYPDTVCTLDTSHAWQLLVSVRLAAQCTDARVNVVVQDLFAKYPGVKELAAADVSDIEAIVKPCGLGKSKARDISACMNMLVDSYNCQVPDSLDELLKLPGVGRKSANLIMGDIYGKPAIVTDTHCIRLVNRMGLVDGIKDPKKVEMELWKLIPPEESNDFCHRLVDHGRAVCSARTKPHCDACCLNDICKKIL, encoded by the coding sequence ATGGAATCGCAGAAGAGATATACCAAAAAACAGAGAACGTTGGACATTATCGAGAGGCTGAAGAAGGAATACCCTGATACGGTATGCACTCTCGACACATCACACGCATGGCAGTTACTTGTCAGTGTCCGCCTGGCGGCGCAGTGCACTGATGCAAGGGTGAATGTTGTGGTGCAGGATCTTTTCGCAAAATATCCGGGAGTAAAAGAACTGGCCGCTGCAGATGTCAGTGACATTGAGGCCATTGTCAAACCTTGCGGACTGGGGAAAAGCAAGGCAAGAGATATTAGCGCATGTATGAACATGCTTGTTGATTCCTACAACTGTCAGGTTCCTGACAGCTTGGACGAGCTGCTAAAGCTCCCTGGCGTTGGCAGAAAAAGTGCCAACCTCATCATGGGTGACATATATGGCAAGCCAGCCATTGTGACTGACACCCATTGTATCCGGCTTGTCAACCGTATGGGATTGGTTGACGGGATCAAAGACCCGAAAAAAGTTGAGATGGAACTGTGGAAACTTATACCTCCAGAGGAGAGCAATGACTTCTGTCACCGGCTTGTGGATCACGGGAGAGCCGTGTGCTCAGCCAGGACAAAACCGCATTGCGATGCATGTTGTCTAAATGACATATGCAAAAAGATCTTATAA
- a CDS encoding uracil-xanthine permease family protein produces the protein MDNQKDAIRDARQLGIPKMLLLGFQHMFAMFGATILVPLLVNGYFEGEGLSIQVTLICAGLGTLFFHLCTKLKVPAFLGSSFAFLGGFSTVAGLKTGIFKDMTMGEKLPYACGGIVVAGLLYLILALIVKLVGVKRVMRFLPPVVTGPIIICIGLSLAPSAISNASNNWLLAFIALAVVIVFNIWGKGMFKIIPILMGVLISYGVALILHLCGVTNPGGTAILDFSTVSDAKFLGLPPFQICKFDITAILVMAPIAIASMMEHIGDICAISATVDQNFLEDPGLHRTLIGDGLATSLSALFGGPANTTYGENTGVLELSRVHDPRVIRLAALFAVILGFIPKVSAIISSMPLAIIGGISFILYGMISAIGVRNVVENHVDFTKSRNLIIAAVIMVCGLGFTNGLTFTIGGTTITLTGLALAAIFGILLNAILPGNDYTFGENTKGDVSRGLGMNPQNSDIES, from the coding sequence ATGGATAATCAAAAAGATGCCATCCGTGACGCACGTCAGCTCGGAATTCCAAAGATGCTTTTGCTCGGATTCCAGCACATGTTCGCCATGTTTGGCGCAACAATTCTAGTTCCACTTCTCGTAAACGGCTACTTTGAAGGCGAGGGACTCTCAATTCAGGTAACTCTCATATGTGCCGGTCTTGGAACACTCTTCTTCCACTTATGTACGAAACTCAAGGTACCCGCATTTCTCGGTTCATCATTCGCTTTTCTCGGAGGTTTCTCCACGGTGGCAGGTTTGAAAACAGGAATTTTCAAAGACATGACAATGGGCGAAAAACTTCCGTACGCCTGCGGCGGTATCGTGGTTGCCGGTCTCCTTTATCTGATTCTGGCTCTCATCGTCAAACTTGTAGGTGTTAAGCGAGTCATGAGATTCCTTCCACCTGTGGTTACCGGACCTATCATCATATGTATCGGCCTGAGCCTTGCACCGTCAGCCATATCAAACGCATCAAACAACTGGCTGCTTGCATTTATCGCACTGGCTGTCGTAATCGTGTTCAACATATGGGGCAAAGGAATGTTCAAGATCATCCCTATCCTCATGGGCGTGCTCATCTCATACGGTGTGGCACTTATCCTTCACCTCTGTGGTGTGACTAATCCTGGCGGAACAGCTATTCTGGACTTTTCGACAGTTTCCGATGCAAAGTTTCTCGGACTGCCACCTTTCCAGATCTGCAAGTTTGACATAACAGCCATACTTGTAATGGCTCCCATCGCCATAGCATCCATGATGGAACATATCGGTGACATCTGTGCTATATCAGCTACAGTCGACCAGAATTTCCTTGAGGATCCGGGACTTCACAGAACGCTTATCGGTGACGGTCTTGCAACCTCACTGTCAGCCCTCTTCGGCGGTCCTGCAAATACAACCTACGGCGAGAACACAGGAGTTCTCGAGCTCAGCCGTGTACACGATCCAAGGGTCATCAGACTTGCTGCTTTATTTGCAGTAATCCTCGGATTCATACCTAAGGTTTCAGCAATTATCAGCTCAATGCCACTTGCCATCATAGGCGGTATAAGTTTCATCCTCTACGGAATGATATCTGCCATCGGCGTAAGAAATGTGGTCGAGAACCACGTTGACTTCACAAAGTCAAGAAATCTGATAATAGCAGCCGTTATCATGGTATGCGGTCTCGGATTTACAAATGGTCTCACATTTACAATCGGCGGAACAACCATCACCCTCACAGGTCTTGCCCTTGCCGCTATATTCGGCATCCTGCTGAATGCTATTCTGCCTGGCAACGACTATACATTTGGCGAGAACACCAAGGGCGACGTAAGCCGCGGACTTGGAATGAATCCACAGAATTCTGATATAGAATCATAA